GAATGTGGGTGGTGGTTTAGGAATTGATTACCACAATCCTGAGCAACAGGTACCTGATTTCTCCGCTTATTTCAAAGTATTCCAGGAGTTTCTGGAAGTAAGGTCTAACCAGGAAGTTCATTTTGAACTGGGAAGAGCTTTAGTTGGTCAGTCTTCTTCATTGATCAGCAGGGTACTTTATGTGAAAAACGGAAAGAAAAAGAACTTTATCATTCTGGATGCCGGAATGACGGAGCTGATGAGACCGGCTTTATATCAGGCTTACCATAAGATTGAAAACATTTCTAAGCTTTCTGTGGCGGATGAACTGAAATATGATGTTGTTGGGCCGATTTGCGAGAGCACCGACTGCTTTGGTAAAGAAGTGGAATTGCCGGAAACTTTCCGTGGAGACCTGATTGCCTTACGCAGTACAGGTGCTTATGGGGAGGTAATGGCTTCGCATTACAATCTAAGAGAGAATGTAATGTCTGTTTACGATACTGAAGGATAGTCCTTTTTGGATTTTAGCAAAAAAGCGCCTGTAGAGATTTCTACAGGCGCTTTTTTGTTGTTGTTACTTTTTAGGGTATTCCGGCAGGGGTACAAATTCTATATCATCTCCGGGAATTTTAGGGAAAGATTGTGCTTTCCAGTCTTCACGGGCCTGGTTGATCATTTCTTTATCTGAAGAAACAAAGTTCCAGTTGATGTGACGGGGTTCCGGTAATTCTTCTCCACCAAAAATATAAAGGGTCGTGCCCGCTTCAATTTCAAATTCACACAATTTACTGTCCTGCGCCACCAACAGCTGTTTGGTTCCGAAAGAAGTTCCTTCGGCGTTGATGCTGCCATTTAAAATGTATAAACCGCTTTCTCCATAAAGGTGTTCTCCTATTTTCACATGTTGTGTGGTTTCAGATTTTATTTCAATGAAGTAGAGCTTACTATATACTGGTACCGGAGATTCTTTTCCAAAGGCGGAGCCGGCAATTAGTTTTATTTGCAGGTTGTCCTGCTCCCAGGTTGGCAATTCCGATTCCTCGACATGAACAAAACTGGGTTCAGTCTGTTCCAGTTCTTTAGGTAAAGCAATCCAGATCTGCAGGCCATGAAGGGTATAGGCCTTATTTTTTAAACGTTCAGGTCTTCTCTCGGAGTGAACAACGCCTTTTCCTGCGGTCATCCAGTTTACCGCGCCTGGTTTGATCTCTGCAACTGCGCCAGTACTATCACGGTGCATGATGGCCCCTTCAAATAGAAAAGTCAAGGTCGATAAACCGATATGCGGATGTGGCGGAACATCCACATTTTGTTCTTCGCTGATGGCAACAGGTCCCATATGGTCAATAAAAACAAATGGGCCCACATGACGTTTGTCAATGAAAGGGAGTAGACGGCCAACCATAAAATTGCCGATACTCGCTGCTTTTTCCGGGATAATGATTCCTATATTAGACATAATATTTTTTTAAACTAAAATACAAGATTGGGGAGGCTTAGTTCATTATCATATGTTAAGAAATAAACCGTGTTATTCTTCGAAAAAGTCAATCAGGCCGCCGAAGTAATATTCGGTTAGTCCGGATGTGAAATCTTCATAATCTTCATCAGGGATATTGGTTTGTACAAATTCCAGAGAAGTTCCTTTTTTGTCGGTATGGAGTTTAATGGTCAC
This region of Pedobacter steynii genomic DNA includes:
- a CDS encoding pirin family protein, which gives rise to MSNIGIIIPEKAASIGNFMVGRLLPFIDKRHVGPFVFIDHMGPVAISEEQNVDVPPHPHIGLSTLTFLFEGAIMHRDSTGAVAEIKPGAVNWMTAGKGVVHSERRPERLKNKAYTLHGLQIWIALPKELEQTEPSFVHVEESELPTWEQDNLQIKLIAGSAFGKESPVPVYSKLYFIEIKSETTQHVKIGEHLYGESGLYILNGSINAEGTSFGTKQLLVAQDSKLCEFEIEAGTTLYIFGGEELPEPRHINWNFVSSDKEMINQAREDWKAQSFPKIPGDDIEFVPLPEYPKK